In a single window of the Streptomyces sp. NBC_00285 genome:
- a CDS encoding SDR family oxidoreductase yields the protein MTALKGAHVIVTGGSRGLGKALVEELYTRGAGKVYATARDPRTVTHPDAVPLALEVTDPASVAAAAAQAPDVTVLINNAGASVGASFLDSPVEDVRREFETNFYGPLLLARAFTPVIERNGGGHLLNVHSVLSWIALGGSYSASKAALWSQTNSLRLELQPRGIAVTGLHVGYVDTDLTAGVDAPKSDPRHIAQLALDGVEAGAHEVLADDITRQVKAGLAADLTQLYPQLAQ from the coding sequence ATGACCGCACTCAAGGGCGCCCACGTCATCGTCACCGGCGGCAGCCGCGGCCTGGGCAAGGCCCTGGTGGAGGAGTTGTACACACGCGGTGCCGGCAAGGTCTACGCCACCGCCCGCGACCCGCGCACCGTGACCCACCCCGACGCGGTCCCCCTCGCGCTGGAGGTCACCGACCCCGCCTCCGTGGCAGCGGCCGCCGCGCAGGCACCGGACGTCACCGTACTGATCAACAACGCCGGCGCCTCGGTCGGCGCGTCCTTCCTGGATTCCCCCGTCGAGGACGTGCGCCGCGAGTTCGAGACCAACTTCTACGGCCCGCTCCTGCTCGCCCGGGCCTTCACACCCGTCATCGAACGCAACGGCGGCGGCCACCTCCTCAACGTGCACTCCGTGCTCTCCTGGATCGCCCTCGGTGGCTCCTACAGCGCCTCCAAGGCCGCCCTGTGGTCACAGACCAACTCCCTGCGCCTGGAACTCCAGCCCCGCGGCATCGCCGTCACCGGACTGCACGTCGGCTACGTCGACACCGACCTCACCGCCGGCGTCGACGCACCCAAGTCCGACCCCCGACACATCGCCCAACTCGCCCTCGACGGCGTCGAAGCCGGAGCCCACGAAGTCCTCGCCGACGACATCACACGCCAGGTCAAAGCAGGCCTCGCCGCAGACCTCACCCAGCTCTACCCCCAACTCGCCCAGTAA
- a CDS encoding LLM class flavin-dependent oxidoreductase, whose product MPTKEYGIFLPIGNGGWMLSTTAPHPEANYAWNKRAALHAETIGLDFVMSMAKWRGFGGSTDHWGRSLESMTMMAALAEATSRVKIWATMHANVHNPAVAAKMYATLQDISGGRAGMNIVNGSYAGEFEQFGEWDASLSHAERYRMTELWTEAVTRLWTEDSVTLRTPYFDLVDCESRPHPATPPTLINAGRSEDARRFQAKYADGAFLAAESLDEMRMLSADVHERAKAHGRVCKTYSMLTVVQDETDERAAEKAREWGAGLDREALARMRSTWGIPVDQARAWADGADGEAAFQTPYVAGSARTVTEHIEYIVREADLDGLMLIFPEYDEDMLLFGETVLPALRAHDEVAL is encoded by the coding sequence GTGCCCACGAAAGAGTACGGAATCTTCCTCCCCATCGGGAACGGCGGCTGGATGCTGTCCACGACCGCGCCCCACCCCGAAGCGAACTACGCCTGGAACAAGCGCGCAGCCCTGCACGCCGAGACCATCGGCCTCGACTTCGTCATGTCGATGGCGAAGTGGCGGGGCTTCGGCGGCAGCACCGACCACTGGGGCCGTTCGCTCGAGTCGATGACCATGATGGCCGCCCTCGCCGAGGCGACCAGCCGGGTCAAGATCTGGGCGACCATGCACGCGAACGTCCACAACCCCGCCGTCGCCGCGAAGATGTACGCCACCCTCCAGGACATCTCCGGTGGCCGCGCCGGAATGAACATCGTCAACGGCTCCTACGCGGGCGAGTTCGAACAGTTCGGCGAGTGGGACGCGAGTCTGAGCCACGCGGAGCGCTACCGGATGACGGAGCTGTGGACGGAGGCCGTCACCCGGCTGTGGACCGAGGACTCCGTGACGCTGCGCACGCCCTACTTCGACCTCGTCGACTGCGAGTCACGCCCGCATCCGGCCACCCCTCCGACCCTCATCAACGCGGGCCGGTCGGAAGACGCCCGGCGCTTCCAGGCCAAGTACGCCGACGGCGCCTTCCTCGCCGCTGAAAGCCTCGACGAGATGCGGATGCTCTCGGCGGACGTCCACGAGCGGGCGAAGGCCCATGGACGCGTCTGCAAGACCTACTCGATGCTCACCGTCGTCCAGGACGAGACCGACGAACGGGCCGCCGAGAAGGCGCGGGAGTGGGGCGCGGGCCTGGACCGCGAGGCGCTCGCCCGGATGCGCAGCACCTGGGGCATCCCCGTGGATCAGGCCCGCGCCTGGGCCGACGGGGCGGACGGCGAGGCGGCGTTCCAGACCCCGTATGTCGCGGGATCGGCGCGGACGGTCACCGAGCACATCGAGTACATCGTGCGCGAGGCCGACCTCGACGGGCT
- a CDS encoding ABC transporter ATP-binding protein gives MTGTPALELRSVHRVYGYGPSATNALDGVDLTVPSGRFVSLIGPSGCGKSTLLRMVAGLEQPDRGEARVHGVTPAQACAAKMIGLVPQSPALLPWLSVLRNVTLPQKINRGAGRRRERIAGFEERQAVPDMRELLDKAGLGEVTHKLPAQLSGGMQQRAAIVRAFGLRPDVLLMDEPFSALDEFTRESLQDQLLDLWDELNTTVLFVTHSVSEAVRLSDTVVVMAPNPGRIVESVDIDLPRPRNARLFRQQSFHEYEDLIRERLRRAWHGAAA, from the coding sequence GTGACTGGTACGCCAGCACTCGAACTGCGGTCGGTGCACCGCGTCTACGGCTACGGGCCGTCCGCCACGAACGCCCTCGACGGCGTCGACCTGACGGTGCCGTCCGGCCGGTTCGTCAGCCTCATCGGGCCCAGCGGCTGTGGCAAATCGACCCTGCTGCGCATGGTGGCCGGACTCGAACAGCCCGACCGGGGCGAGGCGCGGGTGCACGGCGTCACACCGGCGCAGGCGTGCGCCGCCAAGATGATCGGCCTCGTGCCGCAGAGCCCGGCGCTGCTGCCCTGGCTGTCCGTGCTGCGGAACGTCACACTGCCGCAGAAGATCAACAGGGGTGCAGGGCGGCGCCGCGAACGCATCGCCGGCTTCGAGGAGCGGCAAGCGGTGCCGGACATGCGGGAACTCCTCGACAAGGCAGGCCTGGGCGAGGTCACGCACAAGCTCCCGGCGCAGCTGTCCGGCGGCATGCAGCAGCGGGCCGCGATCGTGCGCGCCTTCGGGCTGCGGCCCGACGTACTCCTCATGGACGAGCCCTTCTCGGCCCTGGACGAGTTCACCCGCGAGAGCCTGCAGGACCAACTGCTCGACCTGTGGGACGAACTGAACACGACCGTCCTGTTCGTCACCCACTCCGTCTCCGAGGCCGTCCGGCTCTCCGACACCGTCGTCGTCATGGCCCCGAACCCGGGACGCATCGTGGAGAGCGTCGACATCGACCTGCCCCGGCCGCGCAACGCACGTCTTTTTCGGCAGCAGAGCTTCCACGAGTACGAGGACCTGATCCGGGAGCGGCTGCGCCGTGCCTGGCACGGTGCAGCCGCGTGA
- a CDS encoding alpha/beta fold hydrolase: MSDREPRPTIHIPGTTSHTITPRTGRHSREGTLRYLKAGTGAPLVLLHTVRTQAEHYRRLIPLIAGHYTVYALDLPGMGYSEIVPGASYDEPAMRAGVKRLLTELDLHDVTLVGESMGAVLALTTAADLPERVRRVVADNTYDFRGGIARSSLLARVVVSGVLAPGMGPVIATQEPKPVLRRILQGGLGDKSALRDDYLDELLQVGGRPGYPTVARAVYQALPSLIAARSRYSEVKAPVHLVYGEKDWSRHSDREANKRLLPAADFTQVPGAGHFIALERPDVLADLLNAVA; this comes from the coding sequence ATGTCCGACCGCGAACCCCGTCCCACGATCCACATCCCCGGCACCACCAGCCACACCATCACCCCGCGCACAGGCCGCCACAGCCGCGAGGGAACCCTGCGCTACCTCAAGGCGGGCACCGGCGCTCCCCTCGTCCTGCTGCACACCGTGCGCACCCAGGCCGAGCACTATCGCCGCCTCATCCCCCTGATCGCCGGCCACTACACCGTCTACGCCCTCGACCTGCCGGGTATGGGCTACTCCGAGATCGTGCCCGGCGCCTCCTACGACGAGCCGGCCATGCGTGCGGGCGTCAAGCGGCTCCTGACCGAACTCGACCTCCACGACGTCACACTGGTCGGCGAGTCCATGGGGGCAGTCCTCGCCCTGACCACCGCGGCCGACCTGCCCGAGCGCGTCCGACGCGTTGTCGCGGACAACACGTACGACTTCCGTGGCGGGATCGCCCGCTCCAGCCTTCTCGCCCGCGTAGTGGTCAGCGGTGTCCTCGCGCCGGGAATGGGGCCGGTGATCGCGACCCAGGAGCCCAAGCCTGTACTCCGCAGAATCCTGCAGGGCGGCCTGGGCGACAAGAGCGCACTGCGGGACGACTACCTGGACGAACTCCTCCAGGTGGGCGGCCGCCCCGGCTACCCGACCGTGGCGCGGGCCGTGTACCAGGCACTGCCCAGTCTCATCGCTGCCCGCTCCCGTTACTCCGAGGTCAAGGCCCCCGTCCACCTCGTCTACGGCGAGAAGGACTGGTCGAGGCACTCCGACCGGGAAGCCAACAAGAGGCTGCTGCCCGCCGCCGACTTCACCCAGGTGCCGGGAGCGGGGCACTTCATCGCGCTGGAAAGGCCCGACGTACTGGCCGACCTGTTGAACGCGGTGGCGTGA
- a CDS encoding GNAT family N-acetyltransferase, producing MTSFWSGKQIRLRGIEPDDWAAFMRFAVDEERTGDLLNPPRSAESFRIWAKEQAAAKSDGDCFGLAIEAVDTGEIVGTVGSHQADPRAGWFEYGVTIGADHRRKGYAAEAAVMLLRFMFAERRYHKCQARIFAHNEASLTLHRRLGFVEEGRLRDHVFLAGRHHDLIMMGVLADEFAQLHSMREPDGSAAGPGATTCSSGD from the coding sequence ATGACATCCTTCTGGAGCGGCAAGCAGATACGCCTGCGCGGTATCGAGCCTGACGACTGGGCCGCGTTCATGCGCTTCGCCGTGGACGAGGAACGGACGGGAGACCTGCTGAACCCACCGCGTTCCGCCGAGAGCTTTCGCATCTGGGCGAAAGAACAGGCCGCCGCCAAGTCCGATGGAGACTGCTTCGGGTTGGCGATCGAAGCAGTCGACACGGGGGAAATCGTCGGTACTGTCGGCTCACACCAGGCTGACCCGCGCGCGGGCTGGTTCGAGTACGGCGTCACGATCGGAGCTGATCATCGGCGCAAAGGCTATGCGGCAGAGGCCGCGGTGATGCTGCTGCGCTTCATGTTCGCCGAGCGGCGCTATCACAAGTGCCAAGCGCGGATCTTCGCTCACAATGAGGCATCGCTGACACTTCACCGTCGGCTCGGTTTCGTCGAGGAGGGCCGCCTCCGCGATCACGTGTTTCTTGCCGGCCGACACCACGATCTCATCATGATGGGCGTGCTCGCCGACGAGTTCGCCCAGTTGCACTCGATGAGAGAGCCCGATGGCTCCGCAGCAGGCCCAGGTGCCACGACGTGCTCGTCCGGCGACTGA
- a CDS encoding ABC transporter permease, whose product MADERTATVPPTGADNAVEPSEPAEPSRFSLGHPRSRLAWIRPSVWLPLAVMLALLAVLWQWGARKLPYLLPPLPKIGDSLGAQPGYYVDNALVTLGEAMAGLAIGFVAAFVLAVLTSELPLVRRAVMPIAVVLNVTPLVAIAPALVVAFGFGPLPKLVIAGLICFFPILINTAAGLRSVPRQVLQVYRTMDAGRFELLWHVRIPNALPFLFAALRIVFPLSIIGAVVAEMSASGSARGLGTVISVASSMNQLPVVYAAILVLALLGLLLLFVVTLVERRVLHWHDSADD is encoded by the coding sequence ATGGCCGACGAACGCACCGCTACCGTCCCGCCGACCGGCGCGGACAACGCCGTAGAACCGTCAGAACCGGCAGAACCGTCGCGCTTCAGCCTCGGGCATCCGCGGTCCCGGCTCGCGTGGATCCGTCCCTCCGTGTGGCTGCCGCTGGCCGTGATGCTGGCGTTGCTCGCCGTGCTGTGGCAGTGGGGGGCCCGGAAGCTGCCCTATCTGCTGCCGCCGCTGCCGAAGATCGGCGACTCGCTCGGCGCGCAGCCCGGCTACTACGTCGACAACGCCCTGGTCACCTTGGGAGAGGCGATGGCCGGCCTCGCCATCGGGTTCGTCGCCGCCTTCGTCCTCGCGGTGCTGACGAGTGAACTTCCCCTGGTGCGCCGGGCGGTGATGCCGATCGCGGTCGTCCTCAACGTCACTCCGCTCGTGGCGATCGCACCGGCGCTGGTCGTGGCCTTCGGCTTCGGTCCGCTGCCCAAGCTCGTCATCGCCGGCCTGATCTGCTTCTTCCCGATCCTCATCAACACCGCGGCGGGACTGCGGTCCGTACCGCGGCAGGTGCTGCAGGTCTACCGGACGATGGACGCCGGTCGCTTCGAACTGCTGTGGCACGTGCGCATTCCCAACGCGCTGCCGTTCCTCTTCGCGGCGTTGCGCATCGTCTTCCCGTTGTCGATCATCGGCGCCGTGGTGGCAGAGATGTCGGCGTCGGGTTCGGCCCGCGGCCTGGGCACGGTGATCAGCGTCGCCTCGTCGATGAACCAGCTGCCGGTCGTATACGCCGCGATCCTTGTCCTCGCGCTGCTCGGTCTGCTGCTGCTGTTCGTCGTGACGCTGGTGGAACGCCGCGTCCTGCACTGGCACGACAGCGCAGACGACTGA
- a CDS encoding ABC transporter substrate-binding protein → MRSRLIRSGLASLAAVALTTVVAGCGSDSSDTTSAGAEGSAISAARCAENKAAGPITYLSGYQYQSSASILEYIAAAKLGYFKDLCLDVTLKPGTGDTAQNTKLLASGQATVSPIAEQDVIQARANGIDITGISSYSNAGLEILMTNKDITKLTQLDGKVVGHKGYVPATVEAMLVKAGVDWKSLKLVKQGYDPSVLPRRQGGLAALTGFVSNEPNQLKAAGHDVTVWKPIDYGVPSSLGAMAVNPAFAKAHPHAVEDILRAALHAYAYCTASPAHISECVGHAAALAGPTYDTKLNTTIWKTETQVVKDNPVSGQPLGGLDPANVKGIVDMLHRFGIIPASVTGAKAEAWFDGSYVKNVYNGDKLVWPAP, encoded by the coding sequence ATGCGTTCCCGCCTCATCAGATCCGGCCTCGCCTCCCTCGCCGCCGTCGCACTGACGACCGTTGTCGCGGGGTGCGGTTCGGACAGCTCCGACACCACTTCGGCGGGTGCGGAAGGCTCCGCGATCTCCGCCGCGCGCTGTGCCGAGAACAAGGCCGCCGGCCCGATCACCTATCTGTCCGGGTACCAGTACCAGTCCTCGGCGTCGATCCTCGAATACATCGCGGCCGCCAAGCTCGGCTACTTCAAGGACCTCTGCCTCGACGTCACCCTCAAGCCGGGCACCGGCGACACCGCCCAGAACACCAAACTGCTCGCCAGCGGACAGGCGACCGTGAGTCCGATCGCCGAGCAGGACGTCATCCAGGCGCGGGCCAACGGCATCGACATCACCGGCATCTCCTCGTACTCCAACGCGGGCCTGGAGATCCTGATGACGAACAAGGACATCACCAAGCTGACCCAGCTCGACGGCAAGGTCGTAGGGCACAAGGGTTACGTCCCCGCCACCGTCGAGGCGATGCTGGTGAAGGCCGGAGTGGACTGGAAGTCGCTCAAGCTGGTCAAGCAGGGCTACGACCCCTCGGTGCTGCCCCGCAGACAGGGCGGTCTGGCAGCGCTCACCGGGTTCGTCTCCAACGAGCCCAACCAGCTCAAGGCCGCCGGCCACGACGTCACGGTGTGGAAGCCGATCGACTACGGCGTCCCCAGCTCCCTCGGGGCCATGGCGGTCAACCCGGCGTTTGCCAAGGCGCACCCGCACGCCGTCGAGGACATCCTGCGGGCGGCGCTGCACGCCTATGCCTACTGCACGGCGAGCCCCGCGCACATCTCCGAGTGCGTCGGTCACGCGGCCGCGCTGGCCGGCCCCACCTACGACACGAAGCTCAACACGACGATCTGGAAGACCGAGACGCAGGTCGTCAAGGACAACCCGGTCTCCGGTCAGCCGCTCGGCGGCCTCGATCCGGCCAACGTCAAGGGGATCGTCGACATGCTGCACCGGTTCGGCATCATCCCCGCCTCGGTGACCGGAGCGAAGGCCGAGGCGTGGTTCGACGGGTCCTACGTCAAGAACGTCTACAACGGCGACAAGCTGGTCTGGCCCGCCCCGTAG
- a CDS encoding sigma factor-like helix-turn-helix DNA-binding protein has protein sequence MTWRFKGVERSLRGGQVPLRKPLEPAAFGLQLFPGARGSVWELRADMRLASVAATQLLAAWQRAVLVLREVLQFTVAEVAGQLGATTAAVNSAFKRARAALDEACGVEEVPEPDDPEAGGVLRRLVQAFEAADVSALASTSCARRTTPVSPPGSARCPTNFPSSARPPRTVLTSSDSRSSDFATALMSPRLELTFPCGEGQASA, from the coding sequence GTGACCTGGCGCTTCAAAGGTGTCGAACGCTCACTGCGGGGCGGTCAGGTCCCACTGAGGAAACCTCTCGAACCAGCGGCATTCGGATTGCAGCTGTTCCCCGGCGCGCGCGGTTCGGTGTGGGAGCTACGGGCCGACATGCGGCTCGCGTCGGTGGCGGCGACGCAGCTTCTGGCGGCGTGGCAGCGTGCCGTGCTGGTGCTGCGCGAGGTACTTCAGTTCACCGTTGCCGAGGTCGCCGGGCAGTTGGGTGCCACGACCGCGGCGGTCAACAGCGCGTTCAAGCGAGCGCGTGCCGCACTCGACGAAGCGTGTGGCGTGGAGGAGGTCCCGGAGCCGGACGATCCGGAGGCAGGGGGAGTGCTTCGGCGGCTTGTGCAGGCGTTCGAGGCTGCGGACGTCTCCGCGCTCGCGTCAACGTCCTGCGCGCGGCGGACCACGCCGGTATCGCCGCCAGGATCTGCGAGATGCCCTACGAACTTTCCATCGTCCGCGCGACCTCCGCGAACCGTCCTGACCAGCAGCGATTCAAGATCGTCAGACTTCGCGACAGCCCTGATGTCGCCCCGGCTCGAGCTCACCTTCCCGTGCGGTGAGGGTCAGGCCAGCGCTTGA